Below is a window of Tsuneonella deserti DNA.
CGGCGGTTGCCGATCCATTCGGCCTGCGTCACCTGCGCCTTGAGAGCGGGCGCGGCGTCGAGCAGCGCATCGAGGGCGGCGACCTGGCGCGCCGCGCCGGGTCCGGAGACCTGCAGCATCCCCTTGGCGTTGGCGGGCGAGATCGGCTCCAGCTCGTGTCCCGCGCCGTCGATCAGCACCATCCGGTTGGGCTTCTTGAGGACGGCGCGCGGGGTGCGCTCGACCACGTCGACCACCAAGGTGTCGGGAAGCTGCCGGCTGACCCGCGCATCGGCCACCCATGACAAGGCGAGCAGGTCCTTGCGGATCGTGTCGAGCTCGACCAGCGGCATCGGCCTGTCGCGCTCGGCGAGCACGCGCTCATAGACCTTGAGCTCGTTCATCCGCTCGACCCCGGTGACCTGCACCCGGCGCACTTCGAACCCGGCGTCTGAGGCGACCGCGGCCACTTGCGCCGCCGCCAGCGCGGGCACTCCGGCAAGGCTGGCGATGAACAGGGCAAGCGCGGCAACCGCGGCGAGGATCGCGCCGACGAACACCTTGTGCAGCTGCTCTTCGGTGAACGGGAGCAGCGCGAGCGCGCCGCCGACGGCTCCGGTCGTCTTCGCCCTGGCCTTGCGGGCGGTCGCCGCGCGGCTGCGCGCCGCACTTGCCCGCCGAACACCCTTGCCCTTTCGATTGATCGTTTCAGCCATGTTCGGCCCCCCGATCAAGCGCTTCATTCACAAGTGTCTCGACCAGATCCTCGTAGCTCATGCCGCAATATTTCGCCTGCTCGGGCACCAGGCTGAGAGGCGTCATCCCCGGCTGGGTGTTGGTTTCCAGCACGAACAGACCGTCTTCGCCCTGCTCGTCGTCCCAGCGGAAATCGGTCCGGCTGCAACCACGGCAGCCCAGCAGCTTGTGCGCCTGCACGGCGTAGGCCTTGCACAATTCCTCAATGCGATCAGGAAGTTGCGCCGGACAGACGTGTTCCGTCATGCCCTCGGTGTACTTGGCGTCGAAATCGTAGAAGCCGGACTTCGGCACCAGCTCGGTCACCGCCAGCGCCCGCGGACCGTCCGGCCCGTCGAGCACCGCCGCGGTGAGCTCCCTCCCCTGGATATAGGGTTCCGCCAGAAGGCGGTCGAATTCCTGCCACGGCCCCACCGCATCGCGGCGGATCGGATTTCCGTAATTGCTTTCGGCAGTTACGATAGCCACCCCGACCGAGCTGCCCTCGTTGACCGGCTTGAGGACGTAAGGCCGAGCCAGCGGGTCTTTCTCGTAAAGCCCTTCGCTCTCGACGATCCGCCCGCCGGGCATGGGCACCCCGTGCGGCACAAGGGCCTGCTTGGTCAGTTCCTTGTCGATTGCGATGACCGACGTGGCGAGGCCGGAGTGGGTGTAGGGAATGCCCATGAGGTCCAGCATGCCTTGCACCGTGCCGTCTTCGCCGGGCACGCCATGGAGCGCATTGAACACCACATCGGGCGCGGCCTCCGCGATACGCGCTGCCACCTGCCGGTCCATGTCGATCCGCGTCACCGGGTAACCACGCCCTTCCAGTGCCTTGGCAACACCCTCCCCGGACATGAGCGAGACCGGGCGCTCGTTCGCCCAGCCGCCCATCAGCACGGCGACATGGGGTTTGTTCTCGTCACTCATGGCCGCCCCACTCGCTGGATTTCCCATTCAAGCGTGATGCCCGATTTCTCATAGACGCGTCGGCGCACTTCTTCTCCGAGGCTCTCGATGTCGGCGCTGGTGGCGTCGCCGGTGTTGATGAGGAAATTGGTGTGCTTGTCGCTCACCATCGCGCCGCCCAGCTTGAGCCCGCGGCAGCCGGCCTCGTCCACCAGTTGCCACGCCTTGTGGCCCAGCGGGTTCTTGAAGGTCGATCCACCGGTCTTGGTGCGCAGCGGCTGGCTCGCCTCGCGCGCGGCGGCGATGCGGTCCATCTCCTCGCCGATCTCAGCCGGGATGCCCTCGCGTCCCTGAAACCGCGCTGCGACCACGATCGCGCCTTCGGGCAGGACCGAGTGGCGGTAGGAATAATCGAGATCGCGCGCGGGAAGGGTGACGAACTCGCCCGTCGGCAGGATGACGTCGCAATCGATCAGCACGTCGGCCACTTCCCGGCCATATGCGCCGCCGTTCATGCGAACGAAGCCGCCGACCGTCCCCGGTATGCCCCGCAGGAATTCGAGGCCGGCGATGCCTGCATCCCGCGCTTTCGATGAAACGAGGATGCCGCTGGCTCCGCCGCCGCACTCGATCACCTTGTCCCGCCGGGCCTCGACCGTGGCGAACGCCTTGCCGAGCCGGATGACCACGCCGGGAACACCGCTGTCCCGCACGATCATGTTCGACCCCAGGCCGAGCGCCATGACCGGCATCTCGCCCTCGAGGCGCGACAGGAATTCCTTCAGGTCTTCCAGGTCGGCGGGCTCGAACAACCAGTCGGCATGGCCTCCGGTCTTGAACCAGACATAGGGAGCGAGGGGTGCGTCGGCAGTGAGCTTGCCGCGAATGCCGCGCGTGGAAATCGGCGCCACCGAGGGTTCCTCGATTGCCGAGGTCGGCGCGGACCCGAGCCGCCAGCGCGGCACTTCGCCGGCTTGGGCGCGGCTCATGCGGCCTGCTCCAGCTTCACCGCCTGCGCCAGCCCTGCTGCCCAGCGGGTAATGTCCCCCGCACCGAGGCAGACGACGAAATCGCCCACGGCGATCTCTCCCGCCAGTTCCCGCGCAAGGTCGGTGTTATCCGCCACCGTGGCGGCGGAACGGTGTCCCCGAAGTTTCAGCCCCGCCACCAGCGCCGACGCGTCGATGCCGGGGATGGGCTCTTCCCCCGCGGTATAGACGGGGGTGACATAGACCCGATCGGCGTCGTTGAAGGCGTTCTGGAAGTCGTCCATCAGATCGCGCAAGCGGGTGAAGCGGTGCGGCTGGACCACCGCGATGACGCGCCCGCCGCTCGCACGCGCGCTTTCCCTGGCAGCCGCGAGGACCGCGCGGATTTCGACCGGGTGATGCGCATAATCGTCGATCACCGTTGCGCCGGCCACTTCGCCTACTCGCGTGAACCTGCGGCGAACTCCGCCGAAATGGGAAAAGCCGTTGCGGATCGTCTCGTCGGCGCAGCTCATTTCCAGCGCCACCGCGATCGCCGCGAGCGCGTTCTGCACGTTATGCCGGCCGGGCATCGGCAGCCGCACGTCGGCAATGCGCCGATCCTCTTCACCAAGACGGCGGATCACGACATCGAACAGGTTTCCGCCCGCGTCGGGGCGGACATTCTCCGCTCCGACGTCGGCCTGCGGCGAAAATCCGTACGTCACCACCTTGCGGTCGCGAACCTGGCCGATCAGCGCCTGCACCTCGGGATGGTCGATGCACAGCACCGCCGCGCCGTAGAACGGCACGTTATGGATAAACTCGACGAACGCCCGCCGGACCGCGTCGAAATCCCCATAGTGATCCAGGTGCTCGGGATCGATGTTGGTGACGACTGCGATCGTTCCGTCCAGGCGCAGGAAGCTGCCATCGCTTTCGTCGGCTTCGACGACCATCCAGTCGCTGTCGCCCAGCCGCGCGTTCGAGCCGTACTGCTCGATAACCCCGCCGTTGATGACGGTCGGATCGATCCCGCCCGCATCGAGCAAGGCCGCGACCATGCTGGTCGTGGTCGTCTTGCCGTGCGTCCCGGCCACTGCGACCGTGTTCTTCAGCCGCATCAGCTCAGCCAGCATCTCGGCCCGGCGAACGACGGGAATCCGGTGTTCGAGTGCCGCGGCGACTTCCGGATTGGTGCGTTTGACTGCCGTCGACGTGACCACGACCGCCGCCCCCACGACGTTTTCCGCCGCATGGCCGATCATGACCCGAATGCCCCGTTGACGAAGGCGCTCCACGCTCGCGCCCTCGCTGAGGTCGGAGCCTTGAACGCTATAACCGAGGTTCTTCATGACTTCGGCGATGCCCGACATGCCGATCCCGCCGATGCCGACGAAGTGGATCGTGCCGATATCGGTCGGAACCCCCTTCATGCCAGCGCCTCACGCGCGGGCGCCGCCGGCGTTCCCTCACCGACGCGGATGACGTCCATCAGGTCCGCGCCGCCAAAGCTTTCAACGAGGTCCGCCAAGTCCTGCACCGCCTTGGGCCTCCCGCAATTCCACGCGGCATGGGCAGCGGTGGCGAGCGTTTCAGGACGCTGGGCGAGCGCCTGGATCTGCTTGGCCAGTTCCTTTGCAGTGAACTTGTCCTGACGGATCATCCGCGCGCCCCCCGCTTTGACGATCTCGCGGGTGTTCGCGGCCTGGTGATCGTCGGTCGCGATGGGCAGCGGCACGAGGATCGCCGGGCGGCCGACCGCGGTAAGCTCGGCAATCGTGCTCGCCCCGGCGCGGCCGATGAACAGGTGCGCGTCGGCCAGGCGGCTGGCCATGTCCTCGAAATATGTGCCCAATTCGGCCGGTATGTCATGGCTGCGATAGCGCGCGCGCACGGCGTCGAGATCTTCGGCCCGGCACTGCTGGGTGACCTGCAAGCGCTGACGCAGCGCCGGCGGCAACATCGCCAACCCGTCCGGCACGACTTCGCTCAGCACCCGGGCGCCCTGGCTTCCGCCGGTGACCAGCACCCGCAGCAGTCCTTCGGACGTGAAGGCCGGGAACGGCTGGTCACGCAGGTCCAGCACTTGCGCGCGAACCGGATTGCCGATCAGGTGAACCTTGTCTGCGTGCTTGGCTGACAACCGCGCAATCTCGGGATAGGCGGTTGCGATCGCGTCCACCCTTCCGGCGAAGAAGCGGTTCACCCGGCCAAGCACCGCGTTCTGTTCGTGGACGAGGCTGGGAATGCCCGCCGATCCTGCCGCGAGGAGCGCAGGGAACACGGGATAGCCACCGAAACCGATGACAGCCGAGGGCTGGAAGCTTTCAAACAGGCGCAGCGCCATGCGCCGCCCTTCGAGGATCGAGGCAATCGCTTTCGGCCAATGCAGCGGGTTCTTGCCGAGCTTGCCGGCCGGGATCACGTGCGCGGGCAGGAAGTCGGGCTTGCCAGGCAGCTTGGCACCGCGGCCGTCCGTCACGAGCGCGACGTGATGTCCACGTTGATGCAACTCGGCTGCCAGCGCGAAGGCGGGGATAAGGTGCCCCCCGGTTCCGCCGGCGGCGAGGACGTAGTGGCGGCTCGCCCCGGTCACGCTTCAAGCTCCTTGGTGATCAGCGCCTTCAGGCCCGGTGTCTGGCGATAGAGGAACGGGTTGCGTCGCGTCAGCGCCAGCAGCAGTCCGACCGCGAGGCAGACCGCGATGGTCGAGGAGCCCCCGTAGCTGACCAGCGGTAGGGTCATGCCCTTCGAGGGGAACAGTTGCAGGTTGACGAGGATGTTGATGAAGGCCTGCCCGCCGATTTGCGTGCACAGCCCCGCCGCGGCGAGCAGGGTGAACAGGTCTTCCTCGTCCACCAGGCGGGTCAGCACGCGAACGATGATGGCCAGGTAGAGCACCACGATCAGGGCGCAGACGATCAGGCCGAACTCCTCGCCGATGACCGAGAAGATGTAGTCGGCATGCGCTTCGGGCAGGTTCATCTTGCGCACGCCGAGCCACAGCCCCGCGCCTGTCCAGCCACCTGCCAGCAGCGTGCGGCTCGCAAGATCGACCTGGTCGAACGCGGTACCCCCGCCGAGGAACGCATCGATGCGGTGACGGGCGTTGTCGTAAAGGAAGTATGTCGCGGTAAGCGCCACCACCCCCGCGCCGGCGAGAATTCCGACCCGCTTGAGGGGAATGCCGGCCAGCAGCACGATGACGAACCACACCCCCGCGAACAGGATCGTGCCGCCGAAATCGGGCTGCATCATCATCAATGCGGCGACGAGGCCCATGACGCCCGTGACGGTCGCGACCACCGGCAGGTTGGGATCACGCAGGCGCCAGCTGACGATCCAGGCAAGCAGGATGGCAAAGCCGGGCTTGAGGAACTCGGATGGCTGGAAGCCGGCGAAACCCAGGCTTATCCAGCGCTTGGCGCCGTTGACCTCGCTGCCGAACACGGGGATCAGCATGAGGAAAAAAACCATCGCCGCGGCAAGCACGATGCCGACCCGCCGGGCGTTCTCCCGGCTGAGCGTCGATGCGCCGAACAGGAATACCAGGCCGACGGCCTGCCACTTGAGGTGGGTCCAGTAAAAATACAGCTCTGGCAGATGAATGCTGCGGGTCGATAGACGGTGCGCGCTCGCCGGGCTGGCGGCGGCCACGGCAGCGGTTCCGATCGCCATCAGCAACAGCACCAGGCCGAGAAGAACCCGGTCGACTTCGCGCCACCAGATCTTGAGCTCCGCGCGCCGCGACGCCGGGTAGCGGGCCTGCGCCGGCACCGGCTGGCCGCTGCGCGGAATATAGGGCCGCTCGTTCACGCGGCCTTCTCCGCGTCGGCGGCGCGGCACGGGTCGCTTGCGGGATCTTCCGTCAGTGCGGCAACGAACTGGCGAAAACTTTCGCCGCGCTGCTCGTAGTCCTTGAACTGGTCGAAGCTGGCGCAAGCGGGCGACAGCAGCACGACATCGCCAGGTTCCGCAGCGGCGATCGCGCAGCGCGTCGCCTCGCACAACATCTCGGCGCGGGTTACCGGCACGCGGCCTTCGAGCAGCTCGGCGAAGCGAGGTCCGGCTTCGCCGATTGTGTAAGCCGCCTTCACGTTGACGAGATGCTGCTCCGTCGCGCCGAGCCCATCCTCCTTGGGCAATCCGCCGACGATCCAGTGGATGCGCGGGCCATTGGGGCCGGGCGGAAAGGCGGCCAGAGCGGGTGCGGCGCTGTCGGTGTTGGTCGCCTTGCTGTCATTGACGAACATCACGCC
It encodes the following:
- a CDS encoding cell division protein FtsQ/DivIB: MAETINRKGKGVRRASAARSRAATARKARAKTTGAVGGALALLPFTEEQLHKVFVGAILAAVAALALFIASLAGVPALAAAQVAAVASDAGFEVRRVQVTGVERMNELKVYERVLAERDRPMPLVELDTIRKDLLALSWVADARVSRQLPDTLVVDVVERTPRAVLKKPNRMVLIDGAGHELEPISPANAKGMLQVSGPGAARQVAALDALLDAAPALKAQVTQAEWIGNRRWNLTFKTGQVLALPHGDEEPAAALVSFARLDGVNRLLGGKVAAFDMRAPDRIYMRIPGRAKQQALDAQAARAARAKSAGEQ
- a CDS encoding D-alanine--D-alanine ligase, whose product is MSDENKPHVAVLMGGWANERPVSLMSGEGVAKALEGRGYPVTRIDMDRQVAARIAEAAPDVVFNALHGVPGEDGTVQGMLDLMGIPYTHSGLATSVIAIDKELTKQALVPHGVPMPGGRIVESEGLYEKDPLARPYVLKPVNEGSSVGVAIVTAESNYGNPIRRDAVGPWQEFDRLLAEPYIQGRELTAAVLDGPDGPRALAVTELVPKSGFYDFDAKYTEGMTEHVCPAQLPDRIEELCKAYAVQAHKLLGCRGCSRTDFRWDDEQGEDGLFVLETNTQPGMTPLSLVPEQAKYCGMSYEDLVETLVNEALDRGAEHG
- the murC gene encoding UDP-N-acetylmuramate--L-alanine ligase yields the protein MKGVPTDIGTIHFVGIGGIGMSGIAEVMKNLGYSVQGSDLSEGASVERLRQRGIRVMIGHAAENVVGAAVVVTSTAVKRTNPEVAAALEHRIPVVRRAEMLAELMRLKNTVAVAGTHGKTTTTSMVAALLDAGGIDPTVINGGVIEQYGSNARLGDSDWMVVEADESDGSFLRLDGTIAVVTNIDPEHLDHYGDFDAVRRAFVEFIHNVPFYGAAVLCIDHPEVQALIGQVRDRKVVTYGFSPQADVGAENVRPDAGGNLFDVVIRRLGEEDRRIADVRLPMPGRHNVQNALAAIAVALEMSCADETIRNGFSHFGGVRRRFTRVGEVAGATVIDDYAHHPVEIRAVLAAARESARASGGRVIAVVQPHRFTRLRDLMDDFQNAFNDADRVYVTPVYTAGEEPIPGIDASALVAGLKLRGHRSAATVADNTDLARELAGEIAVGDFVVCLGAGDITRWAAGLAQAVKLEQAA
- the murG gene encoding undecaprenyldiphospho-muramoylpentapeptide beta-N-acetylglucosaminyltransferase, coding for MTGASRHYVLAAGGTGGHLIPAFALAAELHQRGHHVALVTDGRGAKLPGKPDFLPAHVIPAGKLGKNPLHWPKAIASILEGRRMALRLFESFQPSAVIGFGGYPVFPALLAAGSAGIPSLVHEQNAVLGRVNRFFAGRVDAIATAYPEIARLSAKHADKVHLIGNPVRAQVLDLRDQPFPAFTSEGLLRVLVTGGSQGARVLSEVVPDGLAMLPPALRQRLQVTQQCRAEDLDAVRARYRSHDIPAELGTYFEDMASRLADAHLFIGRAGASTIAELTAVGRPAILVPLPIATDDHQAANTREIVKAGGARMIRQDKFTAKELAKQIQALAQRPETLATAAHAAWNCGRPKAVQDLADLVESFGGADLMDVIRVGEGTPAAPAREALA
- a CDS encoding FtsW/RodA/SpoVE family cell cycle protein, with product MNERPYIPRSGQPVPAQARYPASRRAELKIWWREVDRVLLGLVLLLMAIGTAAVAAASPASAHRLSTRSIHLPELYFYWTHLKWQAVGLVFLFGASTLSRENARRVGIVLAAAMVFFLMLIPVFGSEVNGAKRWISLGFAGFQPSEFLKPGFAILLAWIVSWRLRDPNLPVVATVTGVMGLVAALMMMQPDFGGTILFAGVWFVIVLLAGIPLKRVGILAGAGVVALTATYFLYDNARHRIDAFLGGGTAFDQVDLASRTLLAGGWTGAGLWLGVRKMNLPEAHADYIFSVIGEEFGLIVCALIVVLYLAIIVRVLTRLVDEEDLFTLLAAAGLCTQIGGQAFINILVNLQLFPSKGMTLPLVSYGGSSTIAVCLAVGLLLALTRRNPFLYRQTPGLKALITKELEA
- the murB gene encoding UDP-N-acetylmuramate dehydrogenase; the encoded protein is MSRAQAGEVPRWRLGSAPTSAIEEPSVAPISTRGIRGKLTADAPLAPYVWFKTGGHADWLFEPADLEDLKEFLSRLEGEMPVMALGLGSNMIVRDSGVPGVVIRLGKAFATVEARRDKVIECGGGASGILVSSKARDAGIAGLEFLRGIPGTVGGFVRMNGGAYGREVADVLIDCDVILPTGEFVTLPARDLDYSYRHSVLPEGAIVVAARFQGREGIPAEIGEEMDRIAAAREASQPLRTKTGGSTFKNPLGHKAWQLVDEAGCRGLKLGGAMVSDKHTNFLINTGDATSADIESLGEEVRRRVYEKSGITLEWEIQRVGRP